A section of the Subtercola frigoramans genome encodes:
- a CDS encoding AbiJ-NTD4 domain-containing protein: protein MSVVRGGGAMSFADRFGYARPEPPRTQVERDSDALRIVLWNAVSNDGKSSLAAYRRLCEHTHQLPDSNVWSDSYADESARLVLDQMTWIDVYEALEKEVASARGQVRSKLQSAINQALSRSGIAYEMRDGRFEFYEPVANELGTRRDEDEAVASLTDEFEPVRKQYLNALRNLRGMPANLEGAVADAINALEAVAKIVEGKPHATLSDVARNLFPDSPGYHVPLRGAIEKIYAYSNQLPGARHGRYAEPEIAYAETVMVVRIAGAIITFLVTLHRGEGVDDSDDPGPAFQF, encoded by the coding sequence ATGTCGGTGGTACGGGGAGGGGGAGCGATGTCGTTCGCAGATCGATTTGGGTACGCCCGTCCCGAACCTCCACGGACGCAGGTCGAGCGCGACAGTGATGCTCTTCGAATCGTGTTGTGGAACGCGGTCAGCAACGACGGGAAGAGTTCGCTCGCCGCCTACAGGCGGCTGTGTGAACACACGCATCAGCTTCCTGATTCGAACGTCTGGAGTGACTCGTATGCCGACGAGTCAGCGCGGCTTGTTCTCGATCAGATGACCTGGATCGACGTCTACGAAGCGTTGGAAAAGGAGGTCGCGAGCGCAAGGGGGCAGGTGCGCTCGAAGCTGCAATCGGCCATCAATCAGGCGCTTTCTCGCAGCGGGATCGCGTATGAGATGCGCGACGGACGCTTCGAGTTCTACGAGCCGGTTGCGAACGAATTGGGGACTCGGCGTGACGAGGATGAAGCGGTTGCGTCGCTGACAGATGAGTTCGAACCGGTGCGCAAGCAGTACCTCAACGCGTTGCGCAACCTGCGCGGCATGCCCGCGAACCTCGAGGGCGCAGTCGCGGATGCAATTAATGCGCTCGAGGCCGTTGCGAAGATCGTGGAGGGCAAACCGCATGCAACCCTGTCTGACGTTGCGCGCAACCTTTTCCCCGACAGCCCTGGCTACCACGTGCCCCTGCGCGGCGCAATCGAGAAGATCTACGCATACTCAAACCAGCTTCCGGGTGCCCGGCACGGCCGCTATGCAGAACCAGAAATCGCCTATGCGGAGACCGTGATGGTCGTGCGAATCGCGGGCGCCATCATCACCTTCCTGGTCACACTGCACCGTGGCGAAGGCGTGGACGACTCAGACGATCCGGGCCCCGCTTTCCAGTTCTAG
- a CDS encoding DNA cytosine methyltransferase, whose translation MLSQDSANQAAPLRVGSLFSGYGGLDLAVEEVFNARTVWFSEINEPVARVFSHHWPDAPNLGDITTIDWAVVPPIDILCGGFPCQDVSTVGKRAGLAPGTRSGLWAHMATAIEALQPEWVIIENVRGLLSAPATRARSEGEEDERRNTPTATPDGATPRDLEPDSWFLAETATRPLRAAGAVLGDLADLGMDATWIGLPASAIGAPHPRFRVFIVAHRTIPHPAGIGLLTRRGNTATRQSTPRNDRLEPSDHRPRPPRTERIPEHEGTRGPVDVDRAALRRWGRYAPAITRWTRITGFPAPAPALLNETTGPRPSPAFVEWLMGLPAGWVTDAHHGLTINQQITALGNGVLPRQAVAAVSAGRAALSQESR comes from the coding sequence ATGCTCAGCCAAGATTCCGCCAACCAAGCGGCACCGCTTCGCGTGGGATCGCTGTTCTCCGGCTACGGCGGTCTCGACCTCGCCGTCGAAGAAGTCTTCAACGCCCGAACGGTCTGGTTCTCCGAGATCAACGAGCCCGTCGCCCGCGTCTTCTCCCACCACTGGCCCGACGCCCCGAATCTCGGCGACATCACCACCATCGACTGGGCCGTCGTGCCGCCGATAGACATCCTCTGTGGCGGGTTCCCCTGCCAGGACGTATCAACCGTCGGGAAGAGAGCCGGTCTCGCCCCGGGCACTCGTTCCGGCCTCTGGGCGCACATGGCGACCGCAATCGAAGCTCTGCAACCCGAGTGGGTCATCATCGAGAACGTCCGCGGGCTGCTCTCCGCACCCGCGACCCGCGCACGCTCGGAAGGAGAAGAAGATGAGCGACGCAACACCCCAACCGCAACCCCCGACGGTGCAACCCCTCGCGATCTGGAACCCGACTCGTGGTTTCTGGCAGAGACCGCAACTCGACCTCTTCGGGCAGCAGGAGCAGTTCTGGGAGACTTGGCCGACCTCGGGATGGATGCGACATGGATCGGTCTACCCGCTTCCGCAATCGGCGCACCCCACCCGCGGTTCCGAGTCTTCATCGTCGCCCACCGCACTATTCCGCACCCCGCTGGCATCGGACTCCTCACGCGGCGGGGAAACACTGCAACACGTCAAAGCACGCCGCGGAACGATCGCCTTGAGCCATCAGATCATCGACCTCGCCCTCCACGGACCGAACGGATACCCGAGCACGAAGGAACCCGAGGGCCTGTGGACGTTGATCGGGCAGCTCTTCGACGCTGGGGACGATACGCCCCAGCCATAACCCGCTGGACACGAATCACCGGATTCCCCGCACCGGCTCCCGCGCTCCTCAATGAAACAACCGGCCCACGTCCCTCGCCCGCCTTTGTGGAATGGCTGATGGGCCTACCAGCCGGCTGGGTCACCGACGCACACCACGGACTCACAATCAACCAACAGATCACCGCCCTCGGCAACGGGGTACTCCCCCGGCAAGCTGTCGCTGCGGTCAGTGCTGGACGTGCTGCGCTCAGCCAAGAATCACGGTGA
- a CDS encoding SDR family NAD(P)-dependent oxidoreductase, with protein sequence MTSSQTWMITGSNRGLGRAITLAALDAGHSVVATVRGEHSLPEHRNLTVQTLDVRDRSAAHEAVERAAVHHGRIDVLVNNAGYGLIGAIEESSEEDARAIIDTNLLGPLWLSQAVIPIMRGQGGGHIVQISTVGAVGTMPMLGLYNSTKWGLEAFSEAMAAEVQQFGIRVSLIEPGALDTDWAGGSMRFSAPANSYDDLRTDLFGTAEIPWPQGESGSGTRPEDAAIAILASVAATDDNRLRVLVGDDAPAQVRAALDLRHKDYARDPRFSAE encoded by the coding sequence ATGACTTCATCACAAACTTGGATGATTACCGGAAGCAATCGAGGCCTCGGGCGCGCGATCACCTTGGCGGCTCTCGACGCGGGACATTCCGTGGTCGCAACGGTCAGGGGCGAGCACTCTCTCCCCGAGCACAGGAATCTGACCGTGCAGACCCTCGACGTTCGTGATCGCTCTGCGGCGCATGAAGCTGTGGAGCGGGCCGCTGTGCATCACGGACGAATCGACGTCCTCGTGAACAACGCCGGGTACGGGCTAATCGGCGCAATCGAAGAGTCATCCGAAGAGGATGCCCGCGCGATCATCGACACCAACCTGCTCGGCCCTCTCTGGTTGAGCCAAGCCGTCATCCCGATCATGCGCGGTCAGGGAGGCGGACACATCGTTCAGATTTCGACCGTCGGAGCGGTCGGCACAATGCCGATGCTCGGGCTCTACAACTCCACGAAATGGGGCCTGGAAGCGTTCAGCGAGGCGATGGCTGCGGAGGTGCAGCAGTTCGGCATCCGGGTGTCCCTAATTGAACCCGGCGCGTTGGACACAGACTGGGCCGGAGGAAGCATGCGGTTCAGTGCGCCAGCGAATTCCTACGACGACCTGCGAACCGACCTGTTCGGCACCGCAGAGATTCCGTGGCCCCAAGGTGAGTCGGGTAGTGGCACGAGGCCGGAGGATGCAGCTATCGCGATCCTCGCTAGTGTCGCAGCGACCGATGACAATCGCCTACGTGTGCTCGTCGGTGATGACGCCCCGGCTCAGGTTCGGGCGGCGCTCGATCTTCGTCACAAGGACTACGCTCGAGACCCCCGTTTCTCAGCCGAGTAG
- a CDS encoding TetR-like C-terminal domain-containing protein, whose amino-acid sequence MEGVAKRAGVSKQTLYRTWPSTGAILFDALLSRSTDEHDTVAVPDSGTLADDLQSLATATIAELTDPTHEPLLRAVTAEMQSDEELAAQFRELLLGPQLAGISNRFRQENIPNSDDLAELFVGPIFHRWLLRSRPFDSDWVRAHVARTLRGALSA is encoded by the coding sequence ATGGAGGGCGTGGCAAAGCGGGCCGGCGTCAGCAAGCAGACCCTGTACCGGACCTGGCCCTCGACAGGGGCGATTCTCTTTGACGCTCTCCTATCGCGGAGCACGGACGAGCATGACACTGTCGCAGTGCCGGATTCCGGCACCCTCGCTGACGACCTTCAGTCGCTGGCAACGGCAACGATCGCCGAGTTGACCGACCCGACGCACGAACCATTGTTGCGAGCTGTGACGGCAGAAATGCAATCCGACGAAGAGCTGGCAGCACAGTTCCGCGAACTACTTCTAGGCCCGCAACTCGCTGGCATTTCGAACCGCTTCCGCCAGGAAAACATACCGAACTCGGACGACCTTGCAGAGTTGTTCGTTGGCCCAATATTCCATCGATGGCTACTTCGCTCGCGTCCATTCGATTCCGATTGGGTGAGGGCGCATGTGGCCCGCACGTTGCGCGGCGCACTCTCGGCGTGA
- a CDS encoding TetR/AcrR family transcriptional regulator: MDDAQLLRLLWGSGERLGPRPGPKSDLTMEAVVKAGIAVADDRDGPALSMRLVATRLGRTPMALYSYVDGKDTLLRLMYDAAHAEFMPLGDDQATEDQSALWQVHEWTRALTGLYARHHWLTELSWSRPVLGPHEQEVLESLLRRLSPLRLVAAQEATVASALLTLCRHTGRLIADARYAKRVTGKGDEQWWQEQSAAVAALGLDLAERFPLSSRLEPGFPEPEAGDDPAQGYLERSARAQLRRTVTLLIQGAMAHEGN; encoded by the coding sequence GTGGACGACGCCCAGCTGCTGCGGCTCTTGTGGGGTTCGGGTGAGCGGCTAGGTCCACGACCGGGCCCTAAGTCGGACCTCACCATGGAAGCGGTTGTGAAAGCTGGTATCGCGGTCGCTGACGACCGCGATGGGCCGGCCTTGTCCATGCGGTTGGTCGCCACGCGACTGGGCCGTACGCCGATGGCGCTCTACTCGTACGTGGATGGGAAGGACACGCTGCTTCGCCTCATGTACGACGCAGCGCACGCCGAGTTCATGCCACTTGGTGACGATCAGGCAACCGAAGATCAGAGCGCCCTGTGGCAGGTCCATGAGTGGACGCGCGCGCTGACCGGGCTTTACGCAAGACATCATTGGCTGACGGAGCTCTCGTGGTCGCGTCCGGTCCTCGGGCCTCATGAGCAGGAGGTGCTTGAGTCGCTGCTTCGCCGCCTTAGCCCGCTCCGCCTGGTTGCTGCGCAGGAGGCCACGGTCGCCTCGGCGCTGCTTACTTTGTGTCGCCACACTGGACGCCTCATTGCCGATGCCCGATACGCCAAACGTGTCACCGGAAAGGGCGACGAGCAGTGGTGGCAGGAACAGTCGGCTGCTGTAGCTGCTCTCGGTCTGGATCTGGCGGAGCGGTTCCCGCTGAGCTCTCGTCTCGAGCCTGGTTTCCCGGAACCAGAGGCGGGCGACGACCCTGCTCAGGGATACCTGGAGCGATCCGCCCGCGCCCAATTGAGGCGAACAGTCACGCTTCTGATTCAAGGGGCTATGGCCCACGAGGGCAATTGA
- a CDS encoding alpha/beta fold hydrolase: MADFIATLHDGTTLTGTTSGVGPALMLPVRTLPHESAAAENMRQWGADPDLGGTLVRDLSEHFRVIAADYEGHRMDHPAATTLTPDNLVADLIAVADAAGANTFAYYGYSWLALAGLQLALRTDRLWGLVMGGFPPVAGPYQAMLDVTRAAHDKALSPQKPAVEPVKPGDWDAAGITVGEQVTAQFVTLYEALEDFEDDAAQLKLTGPRLAFAGSDDNITYGPGWGDTIVTIAEPLARNRDYLSSRGWDIELLPGLDHMSAMHSSNVLPLLSPWLIKNAPQSA, from the coding sequence GTGGCTGACTTCATCGCGACCTTGCACGACGGAACGACTTTGACCGGCACGACTTCCGGGGTCGGACCTGCCCTGATGCTGCCTGTCCGAACCCTCCCGCACGAAAGTGCGGCAGCAGAAAACATGCGCCAGTGGGGCGCGGACCCCGACCTTGGCGGAACCCTTGTCCGTGACCTCTCGGAGCACTTCCGAGTCATTGCCGCTGACTACGAGGGGCACCGCATGGATCACCCGGCCGCCACAACTCTCACCCCGGACAACCTCGTCGCTGATCTGATCGCTGTCGCCGACGCGGCCGGGGCTAACACTTTTGCCTACTACGGCTATTCCTGGCTCGCCCTCGCCGGCCTCCAACTTGCCCTGCGCACCGATCGACTGTGGGGCCTAGTGATGGGCGGATTCCCGCCCGTAGCCGGCCCTTATCAAGCAATGCTGGACGTCACTCGCGCCGCTCACGATAAGGCATTGAGTCCACAGAAACCCGCCGTGGAACCAGTGAAACCCGGAGACTGGGACGCAGCCGGGATCACCGTCGGCGAGCAGGTGACCGCGCAGTTTGTCACGCTCTACGAAGCCCTCGAAGATTTCGAAGACGATGCAGCACAACTGAAGCTGACAGGCCCGCGGCTCGCGTTCGCCGGCAGCGACGACAACATCACCTACGGCCCAGGCTGGGGCGACACCATCGTCACAATCGCCGAACCGCTCGCTCGAAATCGCGACTATCTCTCCAGCCGAGGATGGGATATCGAGCTGCTCCCCGGACTCGATCACATGAGCGCCATGCACAGCTCGAACGTCCTGCCCTTGTTGAGCCCTTGGCTCATTAAGAACGCCCCACAGTCTGCCTAG
- a CDS encoding helix-turn-helix transcriptional regulator translates to MSESAGDPPQFAPILARTTAVHQPVGPATYDCIKIIVVRSGSAVLFSEFGEKRVRDGDVVVLAPNVLCGSEPEGWITVTTIYIDRRYLIDQFYWQHCGEVRDHLDAADYLEARYSEPAQILHLGEQRAGHLMPWLDELVALSLDHNFEAHFYRMQALLFAVLDIIVPHIRTSPTRRSPLQRARTAVGPARFRPLREEALQTRELLRSALTKRWTLETLAEEVHLSPTHLSRVFVEAFGRTPLSYLNMLRSEEMARLLRQTDLPIGTIAPQVGWADPGHAARVFREHVGVTPSRYRAMDMPAGESTARPI, encoded by the coding sequence ATGTCTGAATCAGCGGGAGACCCGCCACAATTTGCGCCGATCCTTGCCCGGACCACAGCCGTTCATCAGCCCGTCGGGCCAGCCACCTACGACTGCATCAAGATCATCGTTGTACGTTCCGGGTCAGCCGTCCTGTTCAGCGAGTTCGGCGAGAAACGAGTCCGAGATGGTGACGTCGTCGTGCTCGCGCCGAACGTGCTGTGCGGAAGCGAACCTGAGGGTTGGATCACGGTAACGACGATCTACATCGATCGTCGTTACCTGATCGACCAGTTCTACTGGCAACACTGTGGTGAAGTTCGTGACCATCTTGATGCTGCTGACTACCTCGAAGCCCGTTACAGCGAGCCCGCCCAAATACTGCACCTAGGCGAGCAACGCGCCGGGCATCTAATGCCATGGCTCGATGAACTTGTGGCACTCAGCCTCGACCACAACTTCGAAGCCCACTTCTACCGCATGCAAGCCCTGTTATTTGCGGTGCTCGACATCATCGTGCCCCACATCAGAACATCTCCCACTAGGCGCTCCCCTCTGCAACGGGCGAGGACGGCCGTGGGACCGGCGCGGTTCCGACCGCTTCGTGAAGAGGCGCTCCAAACACGAGAGCTACTGAGATCCGCCCTGACCAAACGATGGACGCTTGAGACGCTCGCCGAAGAGGTTCATCTGTCACCGACCCACCTCTCCCGCGTATTCGTCGAGGCTTTTGGCCGCACTCCGTTGTCGTACTTGAACATGCTCCGCTCAGAGGAGATGGCCAGACTGCTCCGTCAAACTGACCTCCCGATAGGGACCATTGCGCCTCAGGTCGGCTGGGCCGATCCTGGCCACGCCGCACGAGTTTTCCGCGAGCACGTTGGCGTCACCCCGAGCCGATACCGGGCCATGGACATGCCTGCGGGCGAGTCGACGGCTAGGCCGATCTGA
- a CDS encoding ArdC-like ssDNA-binding domain-containing protein, whose translation MATADEAIAARDAKLDALHDKLATAVEQLVSGSDWRQALEFAARFRARSFNNTLLIWAQHQSAFEVGRVSEPMPSYVAGFKQWQSLGRQVSKGQSGYMIFAPVTGRFASATPSVAESWRRLGRFERPKPGEAVRSRLVGVRPTYVWDASQTAGDPIPEPPRPHLLEGEAPARLWDGLAARVEAEGFAVLRVPHEGMIHGANGVTDFAARTVAVRENMDPAAQVKTLAHELAHVLLHGPDNADATGHRGIGEVEAESVALMIGAAHGMDTSSYTIPYVTGWASNVDGRSPVEVVQATGERVRKTAATILDNLDTAQIGNGDPPGHIRDTPATRTSSPLREPVVESASDPLTESSQRRSSAAVRSL comes from the coding sequence ATGGCGACGGCGGATGAGGCCATAGCTGCGCGGGATGCGAAGCTCGATGCCCTCCACGACAAACTAGCCACTGCGGTCGAGCAACTTGTGTCGGGTAGCGACTGGCGGCAGGCGTTGGAGTTCGCCGCCCGGTTCCGCGCCCGCTCGTTTAACAACACGTTGCTGATTTGGGCGCAGCACCAGTCGGCGTTTGAGGTGGGTCGAGTGTCGGAGCCGATGCCGTCGTATGTGGCGGGGTTCAAGCAGTGGCAGTCCCTCGGGCGGCAAGTCTCGAAGGGGCAGTCGGGGTACATGATTTTCGCCCCGGTCACGGGGCGGTTTGCCTCTGCGACACCGTCAGTGGCGGAGTCGTGGCGAAGGTTGGGTCGCTTCGAGAGGCCCAAGCCCGGCGAGGCTGTCCGTTCTCGCCTGGTCGGGGTGCGTCCGACCTATGTGTGGGATGCCTCGCAGACAGCAGGCGATCCGATCCCCGAGCCTCCTCGCCCGCATCTGTTGGAAGGCGAAGCGCCCGCCCGTCTCTGGGACGGTCTTGCGGCGCGGGTGGAGGCTGAGGGGTTCGCGGTGTTGCGTGTGCCGCATGAGGGAATGATCCACGGGGCGAACGGGGTGACCGATTTTGCGGCGCGGACGGTGGCGGTGCGGGAGAACATGGACCCGGCTGCACAGGTGAAGACCCTCGCCCACGAGCTCGCCCATGTGCTGTTGCACGGCCCGGACAATGCGGACGCGACCGGCCATCGTGGAATTGGTGAGGTGGAGGCTGAGTCTGTCGCGTTGATGATCGGTGCCGCGCACGGCATGGACACCAGCAGCTACACGATCCCCTACGTCACCGGGTGGGCCAGCAACGTTGACGGGCGATCTCCGGTCGAGGTGGTGCAGGCCACTGGTGAACGCGTCCGCAAGACCGCCGCAACGATCCTCGATAACCTCGACACGGCACAGATAGGCAACGGCGACCCTCCCGGACACATCCGCGACACCCCAGCAACTCGGACCTCGAGCCCGCTACGCGAGCCGGTGGTGGAGTCAGCCAGTGATCCTCTGACCGAGTCGTCGCAGCGACGCTCTTCTGCTGCGGTGAGGAGCCTGTGA
- a CDS encoding bifunctional DNA primase/polymerase — MGIIDVFPLLAGLSLRDAARLLVAEGAPVFPCVPGGKRPLVEHGFHDATTNPAQVEAWWRRCPQANIGIPTGTASGVEVVDVDVHTAGTGFPAFRAAHREGHAAGWAALVRTPSGGLHAYYPADADRSQPSWQAARAHVDFRGAGAYIIAPPSLIARPNGTRVPYRLVIVNGNTAEPVEAARLRDFLDPRAAVPFTSARAVRGVQRDADVKVLAGWVASRSEGERNRGLFWAACRLAEAGTPPSAALDALGPAANHAGLGAREIVATIRSAYRTTHTDHSREATPPAVDERRAMGESSGRVLS; from the coding sequence ATGGGCATCATCGACGTGTTCCCACTACTCGCCGGTCTGTCCCTGCGCGATGCGGCTAGGTTGTTGGTGGCGGAGGGTGCGCCCGTGTTCCCGTGCGTGCCGGGTGGGAAGCGTCCGCTCGTGGAGCATGGCTTCCACGACGCCACCACCAACCCTGCCCAAGTTGAGGCGTGGTGGCGTCGGTGTCCGCAGGCGAACATCGGCATCCCCACCGGAACCGCCTCCGGCGTTGAGGTCGTGGATGTCGATGTGCATACCGCTGGTACCGGGTTCCCGGCGTTTCGTGCTGCGCACCGCGAAGGTCACGCCGCCGGATGGGCAGCACTAGTTCGCACCCCATCGGGCGGGCTGCACGCCTACTACCCGGCCGACGCCGACAGGTCACAGCCGTCCTGGCAAGCCGCACGTGCGCACGTGGACTTCCGAGGTGCGGGAGCCTACATCATCGCCCCACCCTCGCTGATCGCCCGCCCGAACGGGACCCGGGTGCCTTACCGGCTGGTCATCGTCAACGGCAACACTGCCGAACCGGTGGAGGCGGCAAGGCTGCGCGACTTCCTCGACCCCCGAGCGGCAGTCCCATTCACGAGCGCCCGCGCGGTACGGGGTGTCCAGCGGGATGCGGATGTGAAGGTGCTGGCGGGGTGGGTTGCCAGCCGTAGTGAGGGTGAACGTAACCGGGGTCTGTTTTGGGCGGCTTGCCGACTCGCAGAGGCCGGCACTCCCCCGTCCGCTGCACTGGATGCGTTGGGGCCAGCGGCGAACCACGCCGGGTTGGGTGCAAGGGAGATAGTGGCGACGATCCGCTCCGCATACCGCACCACCCACACCGACCACAGTCGCGAAGCGACTCCGCCCGCAGTCGATGAACGTCGCGCGATGGGCGAGTCGTCGGGGCGGGTGCTGTCATGA
- a CDS encoding DUF2637 domain-containing protein produces the protein MSELVVVRGRRLAVVTAIVGTVFIAAGAFWLSFTALADLARRSGIEAGQAWAWPLIVDGIIVVATVAVVALAGQRRPTRYPWTLLAAGAIVSVTANAIHAIIAADSDVPSVLAASVAAVPPLVLLAITHLTVILTRPAVAEQDAVTAPSLAERTEREPSGVQESTTESRELVPLPVQKDASGMPSTRRAVAEELREVQGWSNKQIARHLGVHPSTVGRWFTPPALTSTETTEEDG, from the coding sequence ATGAGTGAGCTGGTCGTGGTGCGGGGTCGGCGCTTGGCGGTGGTGACGGCGATCGTCGGGACGGTGTTCATCGCGGCCGGTGCGTTCTGGCTTTCCTTCACCGCCCTGGCGGATCTTGCCCGAAGGTCAGGGATCGAGGCAGGTCAGGCGTGGGCATGGCCGCTGATCGTGGACGGCATCATCGTTGTCGCAACCGTCGCCGTCGTCGCGCTCGCCGGGCAACGCCGCCCGACCCGGTACCCGTGGACGTTGCTGGCTGCGGGGGCGATCGTGTCTGTCACGGCGAACGCGATTCATGCCATCATCGCCGCGGACAGCGACGTGCCGAGCGTGCTGGCCGCGAGCGTCGCAGCAGTGCCACCGCTTGTGCTGCTCGCGATCACCCACCTCACCGTGATCCTCACCCGCCCTGCAGTTGCGGAGCAGGACGCCGTCACTGCGCCGAGCTTGGCCGAGCGGACGGAACGCGAGCCGTCCGGTGTCCAGGAATCAACCACTGAATCACGGGAGCTTGTGCCGCTGCCAGTCCAGAAGGATGCGTCCGGCATGCCAAGTACGCGGCGTGCGGTGGCTGAGGAGTTGCGGGAGGTCCAGGGGTGGTCGAACAAGCAGATCGCCCGCCACCTCGGCGTGCACCCCTCAACCGTGGGCCGGTGGTTCACCCCACCCGCGCTCACCAGCACTGAGACGACGGAGGAAGACGGATGA
- a CDS encoding ParB N-terminal domain-containing protein: MSSPGHIELERAVDSIWAGRRHREDYGDLDPLVASIERDGLLQPITITPDGMLICGARRLTAIRKLGWKTINVWVRSGISTTLGLLLAEQDDNLLHKPLTRTEEAALYAELKALMADDAAGRQEASRFTSNQQNPRSHGGATVAPPPPGGVGKTREQAALIVSGRNAYTSLERINELQKIVADQSQPTEVRVRAQTELDGIDEGGSITGAQQRIHAAQALAELDTLAIDTTQPAGIRETAAAGAARLRELEDTARAADLERLAQMALERAKAATKKRPAQRADATRLRAVEDEPRALLPVRSFVYLWDELAEWADRYDPAVIGAALTPEQWERFEATLTATIRFADAARTARTRGRETA, translated from the coding sequence ATGAGCAGCCCCGGGCACATAGAGCTAGAACGGGCGGTCGATTCGATCTGGGCCGGACGTCGGCACCGGGAAGACTACGGCGACCTCGACCCACTTGTGGCCTCAATCGAGCGCGACGGGCTGTTGCAGCCGATCACGATCACCCCGGACGGGATGCTGATCTGCGGCGCCCGACGCCTCACCGCGATCCGAAAGCTCGGGTGGAAGACCATCAACGTGTGGGTGCGGTCCGGGATCTCCACCACCCTCGGGCTACTCCTCGCCGAACAAGACGACAACCTCCTCCACAAGCCCCTCACCCGCACCGAAGAGGCAGCCCTTTACGCGGAACTGAAGGCGCTCATGGCCGACGATGCTGCCGGCCGTCAAGAAGCGTCACGGTTCACCTCGAACCAGCAAAACCCCAGATCACACGGTGGTGCCACCGTGGCCCCACCGCCTCCGGGCGGTGTTGGAAAGACACGAGAACAGGCCGCGCTGATCGTGAGCGGCCGCAACGCCTACACCTCGCTGGAGCGAATCAACGAACTCCAGAAAATCGTTGCCGACCAGTCGCAGCCGACTGAAGTGCGAGTCCGTGCACAAACCGAGCTAGATGGCATCGACGAGGGCGGATCGATCACCGGTGCGCAGCAACGCATCCACGCAGCCCAAGCCCTCGCCGAACTCGACACCCTCGCCATAGACACCACACAGCCGGCCGGCATCCGAGAGACCGCCGCCGCCGGTGCTGCACGGTTACGAGAACTGGAAGACACCGCACGGGCGGCAGACCTGGAACGACTCGCACAGATGGCGTTAGAGCGCGCGAAAGCTGCCACAAAGAAACGCCCCGCGCAACGCGCCGACGCGACCCGGCTGCGGGCGGTCGAGGACGAACCCCGCGCCCTGCTGCCGGTGCGTTCATTCGTCTACCTCTGGGACGAGCTCGCCGAATGGGCTGACCGGTACGACCCGGCCGTCATCGGTGCCGCACTGACACCAGAGCAATGGGAACGATTCGAAGCAACCCTCACGGCAACAATTCGGTTCGCCGATGCCGCCCGCACCGCCCGCACGCGGGGACGCGAAACCGCCTGA